The following DNA comes from Pelagicoccus enzymogenes.
CAGCGTCTTCCTCACTCCGCAGCTCCCGCTAGAGCTTTGCCCAATCTACGACATGCTACCCATGCGCTACGCCCCGCAGCGTAGTGGAGATCTCCCTACAAAGCCAATCGAAGTCCGCCTCCCACGCCCCGAGGAGCTGCCCTATTGGCAACCCGCCGCCAAAGCCGCAGTTCGCTTTTGGACCCGACTTATCGAAACGCTTCGCGCAAGCTCTAATTTCCACGAGACCGCTCAAGAAATCCTCGAGCGAATCCAGAACGCGAGCCATACTTGAACAGCTGCCTAGACATAAGCAGCTGGGCTTGATCGCCAGAAAAAACCTTGTTCCCCTTGCTCCTGATACCCCCTCTGCTCGCGACGACTTCCGACTTTGGCCCAAGTTACTAATTGGCAGCCTCGTGGGGCTTCAAACCCTAACAGAAGAAACCAGAGCCCTTATTTAAAAGGCATCATCAAGGACTTACACTGTAATTGTGTGTTTTAAGAGCTCAGAAAATTAGTCGCACAGAAGTAGAATATCCACGCCCTTTGTTTGCCATTCCGCAGCAAGCTGTCGACACCGCCGATCCTTGAGAGACCGAGTCGGGCGTCACGGCAAACAAACGTATCGGGGCTTGGTTTACCCGAACGAAGCAACACGCTCATCGCAAGAATTACCAACGAAGCAAGCTTCGAGGAATGAACCCCGTTGCGAGTCGATAGTCTCGGGGACTAACGATGCGCATGACGAGCCTCTAGGCCGTGAAAGAACGGCATTTTGCCGCAGCAGAGACATCGTGTCGTAACTGCGGTTATCAAACCTCCGGAGCGAAGCTGATGCGGCGCTGTCGTCTAGTTTCCCACAACGAGCTCCATGCGCCAAATGTTGTAGATCCCTTCCCGATTGGAGAGGAAGAAAACGACATTCGGATCCGTCGGTGACCAAAGCGGGGCGATGTCATCTGAACCGTTGTCCGTGATCTGCTGTATGCGACCCGACTCGAAATCCAGAATGAACAGGTTGTTGTTCTGGCGATCCTGCATGTCACGAGCATAGTCCGAGACGAAGATCATCTTACTCTCGTCTGGACTGATGGCAGGGTTAAAGCAGTGAGCCTGAGAAAACTCGAAATCATTGATAACCGTAGAGAAGACCAATCCTTCAGTGGTAACACTATATATCTGCTTTATGCCCGTGTCAGCTGCGGAACGAACGAGGAAGAGCTTGCCAGATTGCGTGTAGACAACTTCCTCTGCCACTTCCCCCAGAACCGTGTACGAGGAGCCGTCCAACCGGATCGATGAGATATACGGCTCCGCAGAGGGGAAATCGTCGTATCCAATAAAGAATGCAGGACGATTCTCAGAGACGATGGTTGGTCGGAAGTTAAACCTAGGTTCATGCGTTAGCTGGAGAACTCCTCCCACGACTCGGCCGTCTTGAACGCGCACCGCAGAGATATCCCAAGAATTCCTGCGTCCTAATCGATTCGACTGGAAGACGACGAGATTGGACGAGGGATCGACGCCAGTACTTGGATTCGTATCGAAGTATTGGTTACCTCTCGTTATCTGAAGAAAAGAAAACGACTGGTCATTCGCAGCCTTCATGAAAAGGTTCGAGTAATTGGAACCGTCTTCGTTTTCCATCGTAACCGCATATATGATGCTCTGCCCATCTGGGGTCAGAGCGAAGGAATTCACAGCGGTCAATATCGGGCTGCTGCGAGTAAAGTTAGTCACCTTTCTCAAATCGCTGTAAGGCGTGCTCAAATCACGACTGTTGAGCATTCCCAATCGTTGAGTCGTATCCAACGATAGCTGCGGGCCTCTAACCGTGAAGCTGGTTGTCGGGAAATTGAGCGTAACCGGCACCTCCGTAACTGGATCCAGATCAACCGAGATAGCCTTCTCTCCGTCTCGCGTTATGTTGATTGATTTGGAGATGAACTCCTCCGGAATTCCGAGTTCGGCTACAATCACAGACCACGGCTGGGTTCCAGCAGATCTTTCAAAATCAAAAGTAGTCTGCAGTGGCGTTTCTCCAACGACGTTGCCGTCTACCGTGAGAGGAACTCCAGGCAATGGTCGGCCTCCTGATGTTGTCTTGATGGTAAATGTGCCTCTATCTTTTAAGAGAGCCAAGCGGGCCAAAGGAATGCTCGAGGTGCTCTCGACGCTCAAATTCACCGATTTGGTTTCGTGGTTTCTAAGCGAAATAGTGGCCCTAGCGGTCGACCAAGGCGAATCCTTGTCCTCGCGATTAAAATCTAGATTCACGCTGAGGGGCGTCACTCCAACTGCTTTCCCGTCGATGGTCACAGCAGCGCCAGAAGGTTCGCTGCTGAACTGAAACGTCTTCGTGTCAGTTAACTTTTCCAAGCTGACTGATATGCTCTTTATCGAGCTGCCAGCGTTGTAGTCGTACGTAACGAGCTCTGTTTGATAACCGGGAGCGGACACTTCCAGCTGGTACAATTCCGAACGACGAGAAAAGTCGATTTCAGCTGGACCAGTGTAGACGGCTCCGGCCCGAATGCGGGTAGAACCCAAATTTATAATCTCGATGCGGGCACCACGGGGAACCGTATCGATGAGGACATCTCGCCCGAAAACGGACACAGGTAGCAAGAGGAGGAGGACAAACCGGATCAGTTTTTTCATTGGTTCAAGGGACTCGAACAACGAAAAAAGGACATCCTCGGCAAGGGCAAGACGCAATTGGGGCAAATCAGCATTGACATACCGTACTAGTACGGGACCTGCTAAGGGTAGCGCGTTAGCAATTCCCCCCACACCTGCTCAGTTTTAATCACAGCCATGAATGACATCTTCGGACGAAACCAAGAGTTGATGGAGCTTCCTCGTCGCCTGGGAAACTACGAGCTAACAAAACTCCTGGGGCAAGGCGGAATGGGAGAGGTTTACCTCGCCCACAATGTGGAGCTGAAGGAGCCTGCTGCGGTAAAGCTATTGCCAAAACACCTCGCCCACGATTCTTCTTTCGTGAACAGGTTTCGAGAAGAAGCCCGAAAATTGCGACGCCTGCAGCACCAGAACATTGTACAGGCCCATGACTTCGGTAGAGACGGCAACGACTTCTACCTAGTAATGGAATGCATCGACGGAGGGGATCTCCAAGATGTTATCGATGCCAATCCGAATGGCCTCCCTCCCGATGAAGCACAGCGCTACCTACTCGAAATCGCAGCTGCAGTAAAGGAAGCTCACAAGACGACTATCCACAGGGACCTCTCCCCCAACAACATTCTCCTGACCAAAGACGGAAAGGTGAAAGTCTCCGACTTCGGGCTTTCCGAGGTCGTTGGCGAAGACTACGCAAGAAGCCTGATCCAAAAATCGGTCACCCTGTCCCAGGTAGGAATCGCCGAAACGCTGCCAGCCGAAAACAGTCGTAGAGCCGCAAACATTGTCGGCAAGGTGCGGTACATGAGTCCACAGGTGACTCGCGGAGAACCATCCGACAAGCGAAACGACATATACGCGATCGGAATCATGCTATATGACATGCTGACGGGCCGCACCACCGGCATGGTCAGATCTCTACGTAAAGAGAAGCCGGAGCTGGACCCGCGATGGCAGAGCATTTTCGATCGTTGTACAGCCGACGAGATTTCCTCGCGCTATCAAAATATAGCCGAACTCGAAAACGACATAAGGGAGATCAGCGCAAATCCAAAGCGAAAGACGCCTATGCGAACGCTGCTGTCGCTTTTATGCCTGTCAGCGATCGCCACCGCCGCGTACTACACGAGCGAAAGTTGGCTTCCTATCGCCCAGCCATACATCGACAGCGCACGAGAGAAGTTCGCCGATCACGCCCAGAATCCGGAGGTTGCAAGCGAGCCGCCAGAACCGCGAAAAGGCTCCACGGCGGCCAGCGACGCGGCAGAAGCTGACGGTACAAATCTCCCAAACTCCTTGGTACGGGTTTCGCTGGAAACCTCGATACCATCGGACAGCAAGCTAGTTTTGCTCAGTCCTCGCCCCCAAGGCATCCAATTGGAATACGCTCACCCATCGGAGATCCAGCTTCCCTCCTCCTCGTCTGACTACACGATGCGGTTTGAGCATCCCAAGTACCTACCCGTAACCTTCACTATTCCCGGAAATGCGGGACAGCATCCGGTCCGGTTCAAGACAACTCAGGTACGTGAATCGCACGAGTTTACGATCTATTCCAATCCGAGCGGCGCTACCGTTTTCCTTGAAGACCAGGCGATCGGAAAAACCCCTCTCAATAGGACCTTCGATTTCGTCAGGAGCCATGAGAGTCAACCTTTTGGCAGATTGAATCTAAGATTGGAGCTGCCAGGCCACGAAACTACTGAGTTCTCTCTGGAAGAAACCTCCCCATCCCAGCTGCCTGTCATCCAGATCCCTGCACAAAGAGCGCCTAGAAAACTTCAGATTCCGCTCGCCAATGGCAACCAACTCGAAGTCACATATATAGAGCCTGGAATCGCTACTATCGGTTCTCCCGACACGGAGATTGGACGCATTGCCCATGCTGAAAGCCTAAAGCAAATAGAAGTCGATCAAGCATTTTATATCTCGGTTACCGAGGTAACGCAGGCTCAGTACCGAGCCATCATGAACTCAAACCCGAGCTTTTACCTAGGAGACAACAGGCCCGTCGAACAAGTGGTCTATCGCGATATAAAAGGGCCTGAAGGCTTCCTCCAGAAGTTGAACGATCACCTGCAGGCTCACGGCTACAACGGCTGGACCGCAGATTTGCCAACCAACGTGGAATGGGAATATGCCGCACGAGCGGGATCCCAAAGCACATACTATAACGGCAATGACATAACTCAACGAGGCAGGGACCCCAACTTAGACCCGCTTGCGGTCTACATGACGGTTGCGACCGCAAATGTAGCGAGCAAGACACCAAACGAATGGGGTTTGTACGACGTGCTGGGCAATGTTTTCGAATGGACGAGCGAAGGAGATCTGAGAGGCGGTTCCTTTAAGCAACAAGCGACGACAACGCGGCCAGCCTACAGGCTCATCGGAAAGTCCGATCGAACAAAAACAGACAAGGACGCAAACCAGTTCGGGCTTCGCATCGTGCTTCGTCCCCCGAATTGACCCCGAACAATGGATCGCAAACTGCGCGGCATCGCCATAACGCACAAGGGCAACTACCGCTCCAACAACGAAGATTCTCTGCACTGGGGCCCTATTAACGGGAACCCGTTCGCACTCGAGGAGATCGAGGAGGCAACCCTCTCGGACTCAGGAGAAGCCGCATTCCTCGCCGCAGTGGCTGACGGCGTCGGAGGCTGCGCCGCCGGTGAAGAGGCAAGCGAGCTCGCTATAAAAACAGTCAAGGAAACGTTATCACGCTCAGGCCTCCGGGATCAAAACGAGCTCGAGCAAACGCTAGCTCAATCACTGGAAGAGGCTCACAAGAAAATCGTCGAGGAATTCTTGGCAAACCCGTCCAAAGATGGAATGGCCACAACCTTCACGGGAATTCTGTTTACCCTGCACGCAACGCACCTGCTTCACATCGGAGACAGTAGGTGCTATCGCTTCAGGGCAGGCCACTTGGAACAAATAAGCAAAGACCACTCCCCCGTTGCCACAATGGTAGCCGAGGGAAAAATATCGGAGGAAGAAGCCCAGATCCACCCTTACCGAAGCTACATCGACCGGGTTCTAGGCAACACGGACAAGCCGATAGAACCCGTCATCGAGGCTCTGTATCCTAAAAACGGTGACAGATGGCTCGTATGCTCAGACGGCTTGAGCGATTCCCTCTACAGGGAGGAAATAGAGTCCACGTTCAATAAGTACGCCCAAGCAACCATCGAGGACCTCGGCTTTGCCCTGATGAACAAGGCGCTCGATCGCGCTGGGCGAGACAACCTTTCACTCGTCCTTGTCGAGGTTGGCAGCCCTAGCCTTTGGACGCGAACGCGGCAGTTCTTGAGAACTAAACTTTCGTGAACGAAAGAGTTAAGGATAAAGCCTCAGATAAAACACCTCAATCAACGACCTAAGCTTCTCGGCTTTAATTAATTACAAAAAGCACTTACCCCTTGATCGAAAAGTCATTTTGGTTTTAAAACCCCTCTCGAATGGAAGCTCCGACATCTCCACACAAATTCGCATCCCTCGCCATCGACTTGGAGAACTGGTATTGGGAACACGGCTGCAAGCGCAAAGGACGCTTCCAACTACCGAGCGGCGGATGGGCCAGGGAATTGAGAGACTTGCGCGTCAGCGTCGAAAACATACTTCCCTCGTTCGAACAGAAACGCCCAGCCGCGGCGGTTTGGGGTCCATCACAGACTGGTAAATCAACTTCGGTCGCCTCCTACATCGACCAGAACGCAGTCTATACAGGCGATCCCGCAGAGGACGGAACGAAATCCGCGCTCCACTGGCCTGGAGGCGCCCCAGCCTACTTCATTCATCCCTCGCTTACAAAGTCAGCTCCCGGCGATCTGCATAGATTGGTCCTAAATCCCTATAACTCGGGCCTTGACGCATCTGCATGCCTAAGCCGATTCGTCAAAGGAACCCTAGACCCTCAAGACGACACCGCCTTCTTCATCGCCGACCCGCAGTACCCGATCGGAGTGCAGTTGGTAAAGTCCTTCGAGCTTTGGATGTCCATCGCTCGTGGATACAACAGCCAGTGCTGGGGGCCGAAGCCAACCCCTGAGGTCGATGACCAAGGCCGTCCCGCGCCTCGGTACCAAACGGTTTGGACCCAAGACAACTTCCTTTCCTGCTTCGAGAAGCATGCCAACCAAGTTGTGGATACAGAGCCTGGCATCAGCCGGGCCGCGTTCGAGCGGCTTCACTTGCTATGTCGTCTCGTCAACGATATGATTTTTGCTGGACTACCGCGGTACAGGCAGCTTGCGACAGGAGAATTTGCTTGGAGCAAAATTTGCGAATGGATACTCGGCCAAACCCAACCTGACGGAGAGCAAGCAAACGCCTTGGTTTACTCCGAGGAGGCGGCCAACGCCTTTCTCGCCGAAGTCCTTTGGGACGGATATCAAGTCGTCACCGACTACGCGTTGGCGATGGACAAGCGACTCAACTCGCTTAACGAATCGTTCGGCGAAAAGCCCGTGCTCTGTTCTATAGAGGTTGCTGCCTTGTTCTTGGACATGGAGACCTTCAAGATTTACGTCTCCCGCCCATCCGCAAAGCCAAAACCAAAGGAGACCCGTTATCGTCAGCTGCTCTCTGAGCTGCGATGGGGAGACCGAGGCGACTGTATCGTCATTGGAGCTGACTCCTCTTTGCCTAACAAGCTTCTGAGCGGTCCCGAGGACTTCGGAATCGTACAAGGACTCGTCTGGGAACTGGTAATCGCCTTAAACCTGGACCACATATCTGACAACGCATTCAAGTCTTTCGTCGAGGTTGCT
Coding sequences within:
- a CDS encoding TolB family protein is translated as MKKLIRFVLLLLLPVSVFGRDVLIDTVPRGARIEIINLGSTRIRAGAVYTGPAEIDFSRRSELYQLEVSAPGYQTELVTYDYNAGSSIKSISVSLEKLTDTKTFQFSSEPSGAAVTIDGKAVGVTPLSVNLDFNREDKDSPWSTARATISLRNHETKSVNLSVESTSSIPLARLALLKDRGTFTIKTTSGGRPLPGVPLTVDGNVVGETPLQTTFDFERSAGTQPWSVIVAELGIPEEFISKSINITRDGEKAISVDLDPVTEVPVTLNFPTTSFTVRGPQLSLDTTQRLGMLNSRDLSTPYSDLRKVTNFTRSSPILTAVNSFALTPDGQSIIYAVTMENEDGSNYSNLFMKAANDQSFSFLQITRGNQYFDTNPSTGVDPSSNLVVFQSNRLGRRNSWDISAVRVQDGRVVGGVLQLTHEPRFNFRPTIVSENRPAFFIGYDDFPSAEPYISSIRLDGSSYTVLGEVAEEVVYTQSGKLFLVRSAADTGIKQIYSVTTEGLVFSTVINDFEFSQAHCFNPAISPDESKMIFVSDYARDMQDRQNNNLFILDFESGRIQQITDNGSDDIAPLWSPTDPNVVFFLSNREGIYNIWRMELVVGN
- a CDS encoding protein kinase domain-containing protein, yielding MNDIFGRNQELMELPRRLGNYELTKLLGQGGMGEVYLAHNVELKEPAAVKLLPKHLAHDSSFVNRFREEARKLRRLQHQNIVQAHDFGRDGNDFYLVMECIDGGDLQDVIDANPNGLPPDEAQRYLLEIAAAVKEAHKTTIHRDLSPNNILLTKDGKVKVSDFGLSEVVGEDYARSLIQKSVTLSQVGIAETLPAENSRRAANIVGKVRYMSPQVTRGEPSDKRNDIYAIGIMLYDMLTGRTTGMVRSLRKEKPELDPRWQSIFDRCTADEISSRYQNIAELENDIREISANPKRKTPMRTLLSLLCLSAIATAAYYTSESWLPIAQPYIDSAREKFADHAQNPEVASEPPEPRKGSTAASDAAEADGTNLPNSLVRVSLETSIPSDSKLVLLSPRPQGIQLEYAHPSEIQLPSSSSDYTMRFEHPKYLPVTFTIPGNAGQHPVRFKTTQVRESHEFTIYSNPSGATVFLEDQAIGKTPLNRTFDFVRSHESQPFGRLNLRLELPGHETTEFSLEETSPSQLPVIQIPAQRAPRKLQIPLANGNQLEVTYIEPGIATIGSPDTEIGRIAHAESLKQIEVDQAFYISVTEVTQAQYRAIMNSNPSFYLGDNRPVEQVVYRDIKGPEGFLQKLNDHLQAHGYNGWTADLPTNVEWEYAARAGSQSTYYNGNDITQRGRDPNLDPLAVYMTVATANVASKTPNEWGLYDVLGNVFEWTSEGDLRGGSFKQQATTTRPAYRLIGKSDRTKTDKDANQFGLRIVLRPPN
- a CDS encoding PP2C family protein-serine/threonine phosphatase, which encodes MDRKLRGIAITHKGNYRSNNEDSLHWGPINGNPFALEEIEEATLSDSGEAAFLAAVADGVGGCAAGEEASELAIKTVKETLSRSGLRDQNELEQTLAQSLEEAHKKIVEEFLANPSKDGMATTFTGILFTLHATHLLHIGDSRCYRFRAGHLEQISKDHSPVATMVAEGKISEEEAQIHPYRSYIDRVLGNTDKPIEPVIEALYPKNGDRWLVCSDGLSDSLYREEIESTFNKYAQATIEDLGFALMNKALDRAGRDNLSLVLVEVGSPSLWTRTRQFLRTKLS